The segment TGCAAGGATTGACGGTTTAGAAAGTTAAACAGTCTACTTTTATAGGGACTACTGCTAGAAGAGGACATGATTAAATCGCTAACCTAAGTTGCTTTTTATTATGCCTGAAATCTGTCCTTTTTGCCTAGGTGAGTTTTAAGACTGTTTTCTCTTAATCTTAAGGTAAAGAATAATAAACAATTTTTAACTGATAGGAACTCCTTTTTTGGTTAATAATTCTCGAACATCAAGAAGAACAGGAAAGACTTCTTGATTCCAGTCCCCTCCTTGAAGATTATAAGCAGTTTGTTCCGCTTCAACAATCATTTTATCTTCCGCAAAAATAACCCCAGTAAAATAACGCATTAATGGCCACAAAAGATGAATTAATCCAGGGATTTTAGGTTGACGAATCATCAGCATTCCAAAACTATGATTTCTTTTTTGTTCTCGATCAATTGGAATATACGAAACCCAAAGATCAAGAAAGGGAAGATCAGAACCTGAAGGACAAACCCGTAAAATTTGATAGGGATATTCTGTCCGAATAGTCATAATATCAAAATCAGAAGTTGCTAATTCTGAGGTTTCTTTGCGTCCCGGAGCTAAGACTAAATTTGCGCTAAGATGAGGTTCTCCACTAAACTTGTATTTAGCTTCTACCCAATTATCTCCTTTAGAATTTTCTACTAAAGTAGGTTTAACTTTCCCCATAAATCTCCGATGTAAAAATTGATGATTCATATCCATTAAATTCTCTTTTAGAAATGAATAATGACAATTAACTTGACGAGAAAAATACATTGTTTTATAATTGGAATTAGACCAATTTTGTATCTCAGGAAATGCCACAGTTTCGGCTAATTCTGGGATGCCAGGAAAAACAAAAATATGGCCATAAGCTTCTTGACAAGGATAACTTTTAACCCCCTTCGGTAAAGAACATCCTTGCGGTAAATAGGGAACTTTTGTTACTTTTCCTGTTTGATTATATTGCCAAGCATGGTAAGTACATTGAATCGTATTACCACAAACTATCCCCATACTTAAAGGAACTTGTCGATGAGCACAACGATTTTCAAGGGCAAAAAGTTGATTAGATTTTGTCCGAATTAAAACGATAGGATTACCCGCAAAACTTACTGCATAAGGTTTCTCAATTTTAACATCTTTTGCTTGTGCTAAAGGATACCAAAAATTAGGATTTAAACCAACTTTGCGTAAATCAGTAGGAACTTTTAAAGAATAAATATTATCTGATAAATGGGTAGCTTTTTCATTAGTTTGTACCATACTTAATTTCCACTCCTATTAATTTTTTACACCACAAGACCTTGCTTTCATGCCAAATCTGCTTTTAAATAATAAAATTATTAAATGAACAAAATCCGATAGAGACGTTGCCGAGAACGTCGCTACTGTAATAAGCAAATTGGGTATCACACTTGATTAGAAAGCAATATTGTGAGAATTATAAAACCTTTCTCAAAAAAAGGGATAGCTGATGGCTAAAATGTCTACAAATCTAGATATTGTAAACTTTCAATAATTCAGACAAAGCCTATCTACTGTCCTCCTAAAGCCTCTACAATTGTCTTAGTATTAGCTCGCAGCATCTTAACATAACTATCTCCCTCGCTTTCAGGTGCTCCAATGGAATCTGCATAAAGGGGGTTAGGGGCAAGTTTAACCCCTGCTTCTTGGGCAACTGTGGTGATTAAAGCAGGATTAATCGTTGTTTCGGCAAAAATTGACGTAACCTTGCTTTTTTTAATCTCTTCTGTTAAATTTTTAACCGTTTGAGCACTCGGCTGTTCTTCCGTACTAATGCCAATTAATGTCCCAATTACCTGTAACCCATAGGCTTTAGCATAATATTGAAAAGCATCATGGGTAGTTACTAACTTACGTTGTGCTTCAGGAATGGTTTTAATTTGTTCAATAATCCAGCTATCAAGACGTTCTAACTCGGTAATTAATATCGCTGCATTTTGTTTAAAAATCGACGCATCTTCTGGCGATAATTCGATTAATTTATCCCGAATTACTTCCACCATTTTAATGACATTTTTGGCATCTCCCCAAACATGAGGATCGGGTTCTTTTTGTCCCTTATAGACATAATCTAATGGCGTAACAACCTCAGCAACAGCAACTTTTTTTGCTTTAATTCCTGAAGCTTTCATCAATTTAATTAACCCAGGTTCAAGATTATAACCGTTATACAAAATGAGATCCGCTTCTTCAAAAGCCACACTATCAGTCGGTACAGGTTCATAAACATGAGGATCAGCCCCTGGTTCTAAGATACCTTGATGATCCACCTCGTCTTTGGCAATTTCTTCCGTTAAATTGGCAATAATAGTACTGGTAGAGACAACTTTGGGTTTATCGCTATCTCCCGTCGAAGTATTGGGGGACTGACACCCAGTCATCCCCACCCCGACAATTATCCCTAAAACCAGTAATTTAGATAAAAACCGAGATATTCCTCCTCTATTGCTTCTTTTGTCCATCATCAATGCCCTCAAAATTATTTTCATAATTATCTCATAATGATTTTCATAATTGTTTCATTTTTCGAGTATCCTAGTAAAGAAAGGCTTAAACATATCAGGTCGGGGGAGAAAATTATGGGCGATCGCAGCATTACCATCAACCATCTAGGGGCATCCTACCGTAGCGTAGAAGCGTTACGCGATATTACCCTAAAAGTGCAACCAGGACGGTTAACAGGCATTATTGGACCAAATGGGGCAGGAAAAAGCACCTTAATGAAGGCGATGTTAGGCTTAATTCCTGTCACGCAGGGAGAGATTTATTATCAGGGTCAACCCTTGCATCAACAATTAAACCAAGTAGCCTACGTTCCACAGCGATCGCAGATTGATTGGACCTATCCGGCCACGGTCTGGGATGTCGTGATGATGGGTCGTGTACGTCAGACGGGATGGTTGCGTCGCTTTTCGGCCGCGAGTCGTCGTCAAGGGTTAGAAGCCTTAGAACGGGTAGATATGGCAGCCTATCGTCAGCGTCCCATTGGGGCACTCTCAGGAGGACAACAACAACGGGTATTTTTAGCGCGATCGCTGGCACAAAATGGCTCAATTTATCTATTTGATGAGCCCTTTGTGGGGGTGGATCAAAAAACTGAAAATATCTTATTTAGTATCTTTCGAGAATTAGCTGCTATGGGAAAAATTGTCTTAGTGGTTAATCACGATCTTGGAGAATCTATCACTAATTTTGATGACTTAATTTTATTGAATCGAGAATTAATTGCCACAGGAAAACGACAATTTGTCCTAAAGGAAAATTATCTCGATCAAGCCTATGGGGGAAAAGTTTTGTTTTTCAATGCTCAAGCAGCTTAAATCAGTCTGATTTTTCTAGGATACTCAGATCCAAGTTCAGTCCGGCTGATTGAAGAAACTCAGTTGAAATCGTTGTCAGGGCGGGATTATTGGGTTGAGATTGTTTGACTTTCAGTAAATCTGTTAAGGCATCATACCAAATGCCCTGTTCTCCATAAAAGGCTGCCGCTTCCAACGCTGAACCCGATGGAATCGGTTTAGGATCAGCAACACGACGTACCCAGGAGGCCACACCGGGATCATCGGGACTCAGGTTGTCCCCACAGACTAACACGGCTGACCACTGATAGGTTTTTCCCACTTCGAGGGGACGGGAGTCGGGACTCGGTTGAAGCTTAATGATACCCGACTGTCCTGCCAAAGGGATAGAGGTTCGGGAGTGATAGGTTTTATCCTCTTCTGCCAAGCTTAATACGACTTGTTTAGCGGAATTTTCTGGGACATAGACCCATAAACTGGGACGTTCTGCGGTTGTTAAGCCGAAATTAGACGAAGGAACAAGGGCGACTAAAGACAGATTCCCATTGTCTAGACATTTTCCCCGCGACCCTGCTGCGCGGCTTTGAGAGGGTTTCTTGTCTTCTAAGGGAGGTTTAAATACGACTCTAGTGACTTTTCCTTCTCGCCTCGGTGGTGGGTTGGTGTTAGATTGGCTAGTGGCGGGAACAGTCCCTAGAAGCAAGAGTCCTAGGGTGATTAGATTGAACAAAACTCGATGATTTAGCATAGTAATAATTTTTCTCTCTCAGAAAAGAAGGAAGTTAATCAATTTAGGGGGTATTCTCCACTAAAAGGCTCAAACAATTAGTAATAAATTATTGTTGGCTAGGGGTCGGTTAGGTTAAATGATAAGTAAGTATACAAAATTAGCTACACAGTTGGCAGAGGGAACAGGGAACAGGGAACAGATAAGAGATACAGCTATTGTAACTTCTGATTAAAGTGTGCAATTAATTTTGTTCAGTTATTTACTTGCTTATTCGATTCTATCTAATCAATCAATTCCTAAGTCCTGATTTCCGAAAAACCTGAAAAAGAATAACACAAGAATAACACGAATGAAAGTTAAAGACGTGCTAAAGCGACTCAAAGCAGATGGATGGTATCAAGTTAGGATGAGGGGTAGTCATCGAATTTTAGCGCATCCTACCAAGTCAGGAATTGTTGTCGTTCCAGGAAAATTGAGTAATGATATTCCTATTGGAACTTTATCAGCTATTTGGAAACAAGCACAATTAGGAGATGAATAATGAAGCAGTATGCTGTCATTTATGAAAAGGGTCAGACAAATTGGGGGGCAATTGTTCCTGATTTGCCAGGTTGTGTTAGCATTGGTGATTCATTCGAGGAAGTGCAGGAAAATGTCAAAGAAGCGATCGCACTTTATTTAGAGGTTTTAGAAGAAAGAGGTGAAAAGATTCCTGAACCTTTAACTAAGGTAGGATTAGTTGATATATTCGCATAAGCGGATCTCTCGGAGATCCCACTAAAAAGAAGGTTTATAACCAATTGCCTACTAAAACAAAGGGAGCCCAATAGAAAGCATGGTGATATTCCCCAGAGTGCAATAAAGACAGTTGTGCTTGACGTAGTGCCTCAGCTTTAGTGATTCCGGGTTGATTTAAGATCTTATAGAACTCGGCCATCAAATTCGCCGTAGACTGGTCTTGGACTGACCAAAGAGTGGCGATGGTACTGCGGGCTCCTGAACGCACTGCGACCCCGGCTAATCCTAATACGGCTCGTTTGTCGCCAGTAGCAGTCTGACAAGCACTTAAAATCAACATTTCGATCGGAGTTTGCTGTTTTTCTTCCCGTTCGCGTAACAATTGATCTAAGTTTTTCACATTAATCCGTTCATCCCATGTCAGCAAAAACGTCTCTTCAACTTGGGAAGAAAACTGACCATGGGTTGCCAGATGAACAATGGGAAAGGACGTGGACTCAATTTTTGTTTGTAGACGCGGGCGAGTAAATTCTTGATTTAAGAGGATTTCTGCGGGGAGAATTTCAGAGATGTCTTTAACTTCTTGGGTGACTCCAGGCAACGCGGAGAAACCCTGACGAGCTTCTGCTAAGCCACCGGCCAGGATTTTTAACTTTTCTTGAGACAGCGATCGCGGACTTAATAATTGTAACCCCGGAGTCAGGGCAATACGGTATTTTTCAATTAAATACTCCTTCCCATCGTGTAGGGCAGCCATGGGTACACCTCGTAACAGTCCATCGAGAACAAAAACTAAAGTTTTAATGTTATTTTCTTTTAATTCTGTTTCTAAGGGACGAATGAGCCAATTATAAAATTGTTGATGGGGACGAAGGGGGTCGGGACTAGGAATAAAGGGGTTTAAGTTGGCAAACATCTCATCAAAAACTTCTTCTATTTCCCTCGATGAAGTCTGATTGAATTGCTTATTGAGGGTTGTTTCGTGGTAGCTTAAGGGCTGGTTCGGAACCGATAAAATTACCGCCAGACGTTCGGGTAAAACAATGGAATAGATAACGGCTGCGTGGGGATCAATTTGCTCAATTTGTTGTGGTTGCGCCTCAATACAGGCTTCCCGAAAGAAGTTATTGAGTTCAGCTAATTGTAGTGATTCTATAAGGTCGCGGGCTTTTTTTAGGTTTTCCTGACTAATTTTTTCTGGGTTTTCCGGTTGATTAGAAGACGGTTGCAAGAGTTGAGCCACCAGTTCCCGATAGACGGGTTCTACGCTATCACGGAAGTCAAATTGAAGGTCTGTATTCGTCACCACTAAGTCCTGTCGTAGCGACTCAAGGATATCCACGGTTAACCTATAGGCTGCGATCGCTTTGGTATTTTCTCCTTGGAGTTGGTACAATCTCCCTAGTTGCCATTGCCACAAGTAGGCGATTTCAGGATAATTAAAGCCAGAAACCTTTTGCAAGGCAAGTTCGGTTAACTCTTGTGCTTTTGTTAAATTTCCCATTAGTTGATAGCTGGCACCTAAATACCCTAAAACATTCGCTTGAGAGGGGTTATGCTCGATGTTTTTTGCTTGGTTAAGGGTTGTTTCTAGAAGGTTTTGGATGGTTAACCAAGAGGTTATCTGTTCTTGGGTCAGATAACTTTTAAAACCTGGTTTGACGATGGAACAAGATTGTAAAATTGGTGGGGTTAGTTGATTGAAACTAGCCTGAAAAGAATTTTGAAGACACATTAATTGTTGTACAAATTTTAGTTTGATTAAAATCGTTTTTTGACTGGATGGTAATACCGTTAGCCTGTCTTCAATTTGATTGATTAAAAGAGGAATTTCTTTTCCTTGCTGTTGTTGGATTAATAAACTTAATAAATTTAGCTGTGCTTGTATTTTAGTTAGCGAGCTACTTCCTATTTGAGCTTGACGATAGCAAGCGATCGCTTGTTGATAAAATTGTTCACGGGTTTGATAGGTTGACGAGGGAATACAACTGATTTCACTGCGTAACTCTATTGTTCTTGGTTGGGGATTTCTCGCAGGGGTTTGGTTGCCTAAAATTTGAGCAGTATTCCCTAAACTCAGGGCAAGAGTGGCTAAGATTTCAGGATCTTTTTGAGGTTGGGCTAATTGGAAACTTTTTAATAAAACCTTTTGAGATTGTTTAGTTTGTCCCGTTACTCGTAAGACATTCCCTAGACTCCGCAATCCCAATATTTGTAAAGAAATTGCTGTATTTTCTTGGGGAATAAGTTGTAGTTTTTCTTCGGATATTTGACAGTCTTGACTATTGATGTTTAAAGCGTCTAATAAGGTCTGACAAGCTCTTGGATAAAATCCTAACTGTTGCATCGCTTGAGCTTGATTAATTTGACTTTGAATAACTTGGGTTTGATGACTATTTTTTTGATAAATACTAGCAGCTTTCTGCCAAGTTTCAAGGGCATTTTGGGGTTGTCCTAATGCTAATTTTAACTGTCCGTCAATGTCTAAACTGGCTGCCAAAATTCCCTGCTGTACTGTCGTCTTTTCTTGATTATCTAGGAGGGATAAACTTTGAGCGATCGCGGTTTTTGCTTCCTCCCATTCTCCTAACTGTTGATAACTTAAGGATACATTACTCAAAGACATACTTTGGTTTAATACATCCCCTTGTTCACGAAAAAGATCGGCTGCTTGTTGCCAAATTTTTACTGCTTCTGAGAATTGTTGTGATTGATATAATTGTTGTCCTTTTTGTATTAATTCAAGTGGATTGCTTGAATAGGAAAGGGCAGCTTGCGTTATTACAATAGGGGCTATTAAAGAGATAAAAAAAAGCAAAATCAATACAAGCAAGGCTCTTATATTGTAGAATTTTTTGCTCAAATATCTAAATATTTGTTTGAGCTTAGGGTATTTTTTCTGCATTTTCTATTTTGGACAAAATTGATAGAGGGTTAGGAAGTATTAACTTCTGACTTCTGACTTCTGACTTCGTTAATTCATGCTTCACCTCCTACCATAACCTCTTTAATGCGTAAACTTGGCCCCCCGCACCCAACAGCTAACCCACTTTGTCCTCCTTTACCACAACCTCCGGATTCATCCCAATAAAAATCATTTCCGATCGCTTCAATATTTCCAAGGGTTTTAAACACATTGCCCGACAAAGTAACATCCCTGACGGGTTCACAAATTTGCCCATTGCGGATCATCCAAGCTTCTCCAGCACTAAAGGTAAACATCTCTCCATTTGTCATTCCTCCTAGCCAATTTTTCGCATAAACTCCTTCTTTAATATCGCTAAACAAGTCTTCTACGGGAGTCTTTCCCCGTTCGATCCAAGTATTAGTCATTCGCACTAAAGGAGGATAATGATAATTCAAACAACGGGCATTTCCCGTCGGCGTTTCATTTAATTTTCCCGCCGTTTCTCTTGAATGTAATCGTCCCACTAACATCCCATCATGAATTAATTGGGTAGTGGTTGCGGGGACTCCTTCATCATCATAAAAATAACTCCCTCGGTGTCCTTCAGGAGCAGCCCCATCAAAAATTTGTAGCATCTCAGGTCCAAATTGTCGCCCCAAACTCATCACTTCCAATAGATCGGGATTTTCGTATAACATATCGGCTTCTGAGAGGTGGCCAAATGCCTCATGAACGAACAAACCCGTCAAAATGGGGTCAATCACTACTGTATAGTTATTGCCCTTTACAGGGGGCAAAACTAGGGCATCTAGAGCACGTTGAGCAGCCCCTTCTACCTGTTTCTCTAGTCCTTCTAAATCTTCGTACCCTCGGCGCGATCCGATGGTTTCCCGTCCTGTTTGTACGATTTCCCCTGTTCTGGCTGTGGCTGAAAAACGCATTTCAAGATCAGACCAGGACTGTTCAATGAGGGTTCCTTCTGAGGTTGCCAGGAGGATGTGTTGGATGCTATCACCATAGCGAACGGAGGTGGTGGTAATTTGGTCGCTCAAATCGCGAAGAATGTTATTATAGTGGTCACACAAAGCTTTTTTACGCGCCAGAGTGATCTCACGGGGATCGGTTCCCGTTAAAGGTAGCTGACAGCGAATTTGGACGGGTTCTACCGGAGCAAGGATGGTTTCGTCGTCTCCCACCAGTCTTGCTGCTGTGATGGCTTCTTCGACGCGCTGCACTAAAGTAGATAGGTCATTAAAGGTAACAAATCCCCATCCTCCTTTATAGCACGCTCTGACCTGGCCGCCCCTGGCCATGCTTTCACTCAGGGTATCTATTTTGTCTCCCCTGAGGACAATATTGGTTCCTTGGGACTGTTCAACCCGAATGGCTAAAAAGTCCACGCGATCGCGGTAACGGGTCATCAGATCGGTTAACAGGGTTTTCTCGGTGGTAAGATCAGTCATGGGTTTAGGGGTTAGAAAAAATTTCTCAGAATTGTTAGTTTAGGGAGCAGCTAGGGGAATATTATGGGGAATAGATCCTCAATCATTGATCCATGAAACACTCCCATTCTAATTTATTGCTGACGCTGGTTATGACTTGTTTATTCGTCCAAGTTTCTACGCCGATTTTGGGGTTAATTAGTTTGACGGCTTGGGGTTTAAGATGGACACTAAAATCGACTTTCAATTCATTTTAGTCTATAGGGCTACTGCTTCATTCATTCCCTTCTTGTCATTGTGATTGGTTTCAAGTTCTGACTCGACTACAATGGGGTTGAGAATGGTTAAATGCAACTCTTTGCGGCTTTGACTATTCAAGAATTTTCGTTGTAATATCTCCCATTCGTGCCATTT is part of the Rippkaea orientalis PCC 8801 genome and harbors:
- a CDS encoding TldD/PmbA family protein, whose amino-acid sequence is MTDLTTEKTLLTDLMTRYRDRVDFLAIRVEQSQGTNIVLRGDKIDTLSESMARGGQVRACYKGGWGFVTFNDLSTLVQRVEEAITAARLVGDDETILAPVEPVQIRCQLPLTGTDPREITLARKKALCDHYNNILRDLSDQITTTSVRYGDSIQHILLATSEGTLIEQSWSDLEMRFSATARTGEIVQTGRETIGSRRGYEDLEGLEKQVEGAAQRALDALVLPPVKGNNYTVVIDPILTGLFVHEAFGHLSEADMLYENPDLLEVMSLGRQFGPEMLQIFDGAAPEGHRGSYFYDDEGVPATTTQLIHDGMLVGRLHSRETAGKLNETPTGNARCLNYHYPPLVRMTNTWIERGKTPVEDLFSDIKEGVYAKNWLGGMTNGEMFTFSAGEAWMIRNGQICEPVRDVTLSGNVFKTLGNIEAIGNDFYWDESGGCGKGGQSGLAVGCGGPSLRIKEVMVGGEA
- a CDS encoding aromatic ring-hydroxylating oxygenase subunit alpha, with translation MVQTNEKATHLSDNIYSLKVPTDLRKVGLNPNFWYPLAQAKDVKIEKPYAVSFAGNPIVLIRTKSNQLFALENRCAHRQVPLSMGIVCGNTIQCTYHAWQYNQTGKVTKVPYLPQGCSLPKGVKSYPCQEAYGHIFVFPGIPELAETVAFPEIQNWSNSNYKTMYFSRQVNCHYSFLKENLMDMNHQFLHRRFMGKVKPTLVENSKGDNWVEAKYKFSGEPHLSANLVLAPGRKETSELATSDFDIMTIRTEYPYQILRVCPSGSDLPFLDLWVSYIPIDREQKRNHSFGMLMIRQPKIPGLIHLLWPLMRYFTGVIFAEDKMIVEAEQTAYNLQGGDWNQEVFPVLLDVRELLTKKGVPIS
- a CDS encoding type II toxin-antitoxin system HicA family toxin translates to MKVKDVLKRLKADGWYQVRMRGSHRILAHPTKSGIVVVPGKLSNDIPIGTLSAIWKQAQLGDE
- a CDS encoding metal ABC transporter solute-binding protein, Zn/Mn family → MTGCQSPNTSTGDSDKPKVVSTSTIIANLTEEIAKDEVDHQGILEPGADPHVYEPVPTDSVAFEEADLILYNGYNLEPGLIKLMKASGIKAKKVAVAEVVTPLDYVYKGQKEPDPHVWGDAKNVIKMVEVIRDKLIELSPEDASIFKQNAAILITELERLDSWIIEQIKTIPEAQRKLVTTHDAFQYYAKAYGLQVIGTLIGISTEEQPSAQTVKNLTEEIKKSKVTSIFAETTINPALITTVAQEAGVKLAPNPLYADSIGAPESEGDSYVKMLRANTKTIVEALGGQ
- a CDS encoding metal ABC transporter ATP-binding protein is translated as MGDRSITINHLGASYRSVEALRDITLKVQPGRLTGIIGPNGAGKSTLMKAMLGLIPVTQGEIYYQGQPLHQQLNQVAYVPQRSQIDWTYPATVWDVVMMGRVRQTGWLRRFSAASRRQGLEALERVDMAAYRQRPIGALSGGQQQRVFLARSLAQNGSIYLFDEPFVGVDQKTENILFSIFRELAAMGKIVLVVNHDLGESITNFDDLILLNRELIATGKRQFVLKENYLDQAYGGKVLFFNAQAA
- a CDS encoding CHAT domain-containing protein gives rise to the protein MLFFISLIAPIVITQAALSYSSNPLELIQKGQQLYQSQQFSEAVKIWQQAADLFREQGDVLNQSMSLSNVSLSYQQLGEWEEAKTAIAQSLSLLDNQEKTTVQQGILAASLDIDGQLKLALGQPQNALETWQKAASIYQKNSHQTQVIQSQINQAQAMQQLGFYPRACQTLLDALNINSQDCQISEEKLQLIPQENTAISLQILGLRSLGNVLRVTGQTKQSQKVLLKSFQLAQPQKDPEILATLALSLGNTAQILGNQTPARNPQPRTIELRSEISCIPSSTYQTREQFYQQAIACYRQAQIGSSSLTKIQAQLNLLSLLIQQQQGKEIPLLINQIEDRLTVLPSSQKTILIKLKFVQQLMCLQNSFQASFNQLTPPILQSCSIVKPGFKSYLTQEQITSWLTIQNLLETTLNQAKNIEHNPSQANVLGYLGASYQLMGNLTKAQELTELALQKVSGFNYPEIAYLWQWQLGRLYQLQGENTKAIAAYRLTVDILESLRQDLVVTNTDLQFDFRDSVEPVYRELVAQLLQPSSNQPENPEKISQENLKKARDLIESLQLAELNNFFREACIEAQPQQIEQIDPHAAVIYSIVLPERLAVILSVPNQPLSYHETTLNKQFNQTSSREIEEVFDEMFANLNPFIPSPDPLRPHQQFYNWLIRPLETELKENNIKTLVFVLDGLLRGVPMAALHDGKEYLIEKYRIALTPGLQLLSPRSLSQEKLKILAGGLAEARQGFSALPGVTQEVKDISEILPAEILLNQEFTRPRLQTKIESTSFPIVHLATHGQFSSQVEETFLLTWDERINVKNLDQLLREREEKQQTPIEMLILSACQTATGDKRAVLGLAGVAVRSGARSTIATLWSVQDQSTANLMAEFYKILNQPGITKAEALRQAQLSLLHSGEYHHAFYWAPFVLVGNWL
- a CDS encoding DUF928 domain-containing protein, which codes for MLNHRVLFNLITLGLLLLGTVPATSQSNTNPPPRREGKVTRVVFKPPLEDKKPSQSRAAGSRGKCLDNGNLSLVALVPSSNFGLTTAERPSLWVYVPENSAKQVVLSLAEEDKTYHSRTSIPLAGQSGIIKLQPSPDSRPLEVGKTYQWSAVLVCGDNLSPDDPGVASWVRRVADPKPIPSGSALEAAAFYGEQGIWYDALTDLLKVKQSQPNNPALTTISTEFLQSAGLNLDLSILEKSD
- a CDS encoding type II toxin-antitoxin system HicB family antitoxin, whose amino-acid sequence is MKQYAVIYEKGQTNWGAIVPDLPGCVSIGDSFEEVQENVKEAIALYLEVLEERGEKIPEPLTKVGLVDIFA